From Falco cherrug isolate bFalChe1 chromosome 4, bFalChe1.pri, whole genome shotgun sequence, one genomic window encodes:
- the TMEM11 gene encoding transmembrane protein 11, mitochondrial has protein sequence MAAWGRRRAGPGSTNSGGGRERVTLSSTDCYIVHEIYNGENAQDQFEYELEQALEAQYKYIVIEPTRIGDETARWITVGNCLHKTAVLAGTTCLFTPLALPVDYSHYISLPAGVLSVACCTLYGISWQFDPCCKYQVEYDAYKLSRLPLHTLTSSTPVVLVRKDDLHRKRLHNTIALAALVYCVKKIYELYAV, from the exons ATGGCGGCGTGGGGAAGGAGGCGCGCTGGCCCCGGCAGCACCAACAGCGGTGGCGGCCGGGAGAG GGTCACCTTGTCCTCCACGGACTGTTACATCGTGCATGAAATCTACAATGGGGAGAATGCACAGGACCAGTTTGAGTATGAGCTGGAGCAGGCCCTGGAAGCGCAGTACAAATACATAGTGATAGAGCCCACTCGCATTGGGGACGAGACGGCCCGCTGGATCACTGTCGGGAACTGCCTGCACAAGACCGCCGTGTTAGCGGGCACCACCTGTCTCTTCACCCCTCTGGCACTTCCAGTAGATTATTCTCACTACATCTCCCTGCCCGCTGGTGTGCTGAGCGTGGCTTGCTGCACCCTTTATGGTATCTCTTGGCAATTTGATCCCTGTTGCAAGTACCAAGTAGAGTACGATGCCTATAAACTTTCCCGCCTGCCCCTGCATACGCTCACCTCCTCCACTCCAGTGGTGCTGGTGAGGAAGGACGACCTGCACAGAAAGAGACTGCACAACACGATAGCACTCGCTGCCCTGGTGTACTGTGTAAAGAAGATCTACGAACTCTATGCTGTATGA
- the DHRS7B gene encoding dehydrogenase/reductase SDR family member 7B isoform X2, with protein MDLTSTVIIPLLFGSLGIFALFRLLQWMRMRAYLREAVVVITGATSGLGKECAKAFHAAGSKLVLCGRDSEKLKDLVQELSTVTNHRKNTHKPHTVIFDLSDTKTVLNAAEEILKYLGHVDILINNAGISFRGTIVDTGLDVDKKVMETNYFGPVALTKALLPSMIKRRQGHIVAISSVQGKISIPFRSAYAASKHATQAFFDCLRAEVEQYDIDVTVISPGYIQTNLSLNAVTADGSRYGVTDKNTAEGQTAAEVAQVVLNAVGQKRKEVLVAGLTPSLAVYLRNLFPRLFFTLMAARAKKERKAKDS; from the exons aTGGATCTCACAAGCACAGTCATCATCCCGCTGCTTTTTGGCAGCTTGGGGATCTTTGCCCTTTTTCGGCTGCTGCAGTGGATGCGGATGCGAGCTTACCTCCGGGAAGCAGTGGTCGTGATCACAGGGGCTACCTCTGGCCTGGGAAAAG AATGTGCAAAAGCCTTCCACGCAGCTGGCTCCAAGCTGGTGCTCTGTGGCAGAGACAGCGAGAAACTCAAGGATCTTGTGCAGGAGCTTTCTACTGTGACCAATCACCGGAAGAAC ACGCACAAACCTCACACTGTGATATTTGACCTCTCAGACACTAAAACTGTCCTAAATGCTGCTGAAGAGATCCTGAAGTACTTGGGTCATGTGGACATACTGATCAACAATGCAGGCATCAGTTTCCGAGGCACAATTGTGGACACAGGACTGGATGTGGATAAGAAAGTCAtggaaacaaattattttggtcCTGTAGCCCTCACCAAAG CACTTCTCCCTTCCATGATCAAGAGGAGACAAGGGCACATTGTGGCCATCAGCAGTGTTCAAGGCAAAATAAGCATTCCTTTCAGATCCGCAT atgcTGCTTCTAAGCATGCTACCCAGGCCTTCTTTGACTGTCTACGAGCAGAGGTAGAGCAGTATGACATTGATGTGACAGTTATAAGCCCCGGATACATTCAGACGAACCTCTCTCTCAATGCTGTAACAGCAGATGGATCTCGCTATGGAG TTACGGACAAGAACACCGCCGAAGGACAGACCGCTGCGGAGGTCGCGCAGGTGGTTCTCAATGCAGTGGggcagaagaggaaggaggtaCTGGTAGCCGGCCTAACACCTTCCCTGGCTGTCTACCTGCGAAACCTCTTCCCCCGGCTCTTCTTCACCTTAATGGCAGCGAGagcaaaaaaggagagaaaagcaaaggacTCTTAG
- the DHRS7B gene encoding dehydrogenase/reductase SDR family member 7B isoform X1 → MVMAVARKTVQKGKLMDLTSTVIIPLLFGSLGIFALFRLLQWMRMRAYLREAVVVITGATSGLGKECAKAFHAAGSKLVLCGRDSEKLKDLVQELSTVTNHRKNTHKPHTVIFDLSDTKTVLNAAEEILKYLGHVDILINNAGISFRGTIVDTGLDVDKKVMETNYFGPVALTKALLPSMIKRRQGHIVAISSVQGKISIPFRSAYAASKHATQAFFDCLRAEVEQYDIDVTVISPGYIQTNLSLNAVTADGSRYGVTDKNTAEGQTAAEVAQVVLNAVGQKRKEVLVAGLTPSLAVYLRNLFPRLFFTLMAARAKKERKAKDS, encoded by the exons ATGGTGATGGCAGTAGCCAG GAAGACggttcagaaaggaaaactcaTGGATCTCACAAGCACAGTCATCATCCCGCTGCTTTTTGGCAGCTTGGGGATCTTTGCCCTTTTTCGGCTGCTGCAGTGGATGCGGATGCGAGCTTACCTCCGGGAAGCAGTGGTCGTGATCACAGGGGCTACCTCTGGCCTGGGAAAAG AATGTGCAAAAGCCTTCCACGCAGCTGGCTCCAAGCTGGTGCTCTGTGGCAGAGACAGCGAGAAACTCAAGGATCTTGTGCAGGAGCTTTCTACTGTGACCAATCACCGGAAGAAC ACGCACAAACCTCACACTGTGATATTTGACCTCTCAGACACTAAAACTGTCCTAAATGCTGCTGAAGAGATCCTGAAGTACTTGGGTCATGTGGACATACTGATCAACAATGCAGGCATCAGTTTCCGAGGCACAATTGTGGACACAGGACTGGATGTGGATAAGAAAGTCAtggaaacaaattattttggtcCTGTAGCCCTCACCAAAG CACTTCTCCCTTCCATGATCAAGAGGAGACAAGGGCACATTGTGGCCATCAGCAGTGTTCAAGGCAAAATAAGCATTCCTTTCAGATCCGCAT atgcTGCTTCTAAGCATGCTACCCAGGCCTTCTTTGACTGTCTACGAGCAGAGGTAGAGCAGTATGACATTGATGTGACAGTTATAAGCCCCGGATACATTCAGACGAACCTCTCTCTCAATGCTGTAACAGCAGATGGATCTCGCTATGGAG TTACGGACAAGAACACCGCCGAAGGACAGACCGCTGCGGAGGTCGCGCAGGTGGTTCTCAATGCAGTGGggcagaagaggaaggaggtaCTGGTAGCCGGCCTAACACCTTCCCTGGCTGTCTACCTGCGAAACCTCTTCCCCCGGCTCTTCTTCACCTTAATGGCAGCGAGagcaaaaaaggagagaaaagcaaaggacTCTTAG